CCTTCTGGTGGCAACAGGTGGTATAAAGTACTTCCAACTCCCCTGTAGTAGCTAGCTGCCTTCTCTTgcctagggtagcaaaccagatgtctAAAtaccggttaacctccctgtctttccctcttgtatctttcactctctctcctcgCTCTAGCCTACGTGTGCGCATACTCACGAGCTTCACAAAGAGCCTACGTCGAAGCGGGCTTTCCCATTTTCATAGACATTGAGGGGCGAAGCCAACTTTCTGTGATTCACTCCGTCTTGTCGGTTCATCGCATGCACCCGAATTCGTCCATCGTTAGCACATCAAGTGCCTGTTCTCCATTTCACTAATGTGGCACCTTACAGTGGAAGCTGCAAGTGGTGTCAGCGACCTGATAAAGACGACCAGAGACCGCAGTGCGCGTAAGAAGCGCGGGCGGACTGCAACAAGCGTGGGAAAACTGACGTGGAAGACGACGTCGCTGCCGCAACAGCTCCAGCGACAGGCGGGACCCTCGATGCGTAACACCGTCTCGTGCATAGCGTTCTCGATGCGAAACCGCGGGTAGAGGATGCTCCATTCCTGGACCACATAGCCGAGTGTCGTGCCCGGTGGCGCCATCACCTCCAAGGTctatgtaaagaaaaaaaaaagaaaaacgaaggaaATGGTTCAGGGCCGAACTTAGCGAAACTTCGTTATCCGTGAGAAGCATTATATCTGATAATGACAACACTTTTCTTTGCCAAGCGAGAAGGACTAGCAAGAGGAGACAACCGTTCTGATgtcaataacaaaaaaataaaaaagaaagaaagaaacgtaatTGTAGAAAGCAGTCTCCTGGCTAATTCTTACATTTTTAACAACGATTACAATGCATCGCAAAAAATTCACGCGCATTGACCTTTTCTGTGCAAAAGCATAAAGAAACAGTGCCATTTCCGCCGTTAAGTAGGCGCGCTTGGTTCTGCATGGAACGTGCGTCATGCACTACGATCGAGGTGGGCGCGACGTATGTTATAAAGCTCTCAACCAAAAGCGCAATTAGGACGTAGTTAAAGCGGCGAGATTGGCTAAACGGTTGCAGTCATATTTGGCAGCACAACAGAATGAACGAACACACGAACAGAAACAGAGGAAAACAGGTGGAGTGGACTTGGTTGCAACTGAATGTATTACGTTGTTGCATGCacaagcgctgttgactttcctgcgggccacgagcctgaacgaaactttttaaacttgtgtggctgtatgtgttatgcgtcacccagcacctggagtagcacgtcaggcgaacagccaggcaaacgtctccagcttttcattagaatgtttatctctctctatacAACTGTACAGGTGCACAAGCGTGAACACTTCTTAAAGGAATGTGGAAACGCACGTATAAGAATAATCTTTTCACGTTGTACTACGAACGCGAAAGGCGGTTCCAGAAAAGCAACCGACGCTATCACCGCTGCGCCCATGGTGAGCTTTTGTTCTGGTATCTCGAGCTCTTTTTGTGATAATGCTATAGATGGAACGCTGGCGGACTTGTCGCGGTTGTTGCTGTCGCAGCTATAGCGTCAAAAATTTATCTCGATGCTTGGCCTTTGCCCTTGCATAGTACACGTGTAGCATTGAATAATATAAGGGGCCTTGATGCGTGCACTCTCCGCAGGGGTGCGCGCATCGAAGCAACCTGtcgatgaatggatggatggcacgagcggccgcattccgatggaggcgaaatagaggcccgtatgcttagatttagctacacaataaagaaccccaggtggttgaaatttccggtgcTTTCCactcaggggcggcgccaggattctTTTACTGGGAGGGGTGGGGGGAAGCACTcacaagtgagttccttcaggggggcatgGAGGTGGAGAATTTATGCGTTGTGTTTTAAATATGTCTCCTTttagagggggcggggggggggcgcaaaacatTGGGGAGGCTgctgccccccccaccccccccccccctgccgccgCCCCTGCCtctactacagcgtctctcattgCCGTATCGcggatttgggacgtaaaaagCCAACAAATATTTTATATTCTATAACGGGGCAATCGCCTGTGCGCCACCATAATCGAAAAACAACTTTTTTTATTAATATTAGCTTTTAATTCGGCCTAATGCATTATCTGcctcaattaaaactttcttccTACAGAAATAAATTAAGTTCACAGCCCAACTTTCGCCGCATACGGCAGAGTCGCATTATTTCTTccgctatttatttttgtcctttctcccaAATCATCTCCGCCACCAATCATCCAACCGTGTTTTACCTATTTTATCGTGGACCTGTTTACCTATCGAATACCGCTATGCAGAGGCACCTGGCGGTAATGGTCTGCGAAGCGCTCTCCCCCGTGCTACCGGCGTTTCATGTTGCTACGTGCGCTTCATGCACGCTCAATGTTGTTGAGTTTGATGGGAAGAGCTGTACGGTGTACGCACTGACGTCATCGAGGCTGCTTTTGTTGCACAGTCtacgcagtaaaaaaaaactgcgttttgtCTCCATCTACTTACCTTTAGAAGCACGGTAGAACCTGCGAACCgtaataaggatgggatggggctcattcggcaaacattatcaaatcatgaatggtaatctaccactatccctcaagaggaaggtatataacagctgcatcttaccggtacttacctacggagcagaaacctggggacttacaaagagggttcaccttaaattgaggacgacgcagcgagcgacggaaaggaaaatgataggtgtaaccttaagagacaggagagAGAGCagggggtcagggaacaaacggggttgaGGATATCATagatgaaatcaagaagaagaaggatgggtcgggcacgtagcacgtcggcaggataaccggtggtcattaagggtaactgactggattccaagagatggcaaacgcgtgagggggagacagaaaattaggtggtagatgagattaagaagtttgtagatataacggggcagcagaaagcacaggaccgggttgattggcggaacatgggaaaggcctttgccctgcagtgggcgtagacaggctgatgatgacgatgatgatgatgatgaccgtaggagaggagaaagagggggaagcgtaggagaggagagggcgatacatatcacgtactgtcgcagcgcattgtctttagggagccttcatgtgtgcacgccccctccgtttttaagactggttacacactactacgacggggacgaacgggtgccgctataaggagcttcgcccttaaaagaaAAGGCGTGCGTCGACTGAATGTGAAGACTCCCTAAAGGATACCGCTCAAGCACCTTCATACAGAACGAGTGCGTGTTATGAGTCACGTACGGGTTTTCCATAGACCAAGGATCATTCGCACAAGGCGACGCTCACACAGATACAACGTGCGACACAGATAGGATGTGCATGCTTGTTCAACAAAGAATATACGTTGGCGTTCTAACATATACGGACGCGTGAGGGTCGTGGCGTACGCAGGCGGGACTTGAGCGTTGCGATTGTTGTCTCGGAAGCACACGTGTGCAGTTCACTGCTGATGGAACAgatgatgacaatgatgatgTGGAAGGGCTGCGCCACGTACCTGTAAGCAGCATGGGAACCAACAGCTGTCGCATCGTAGTGGTCGTTCAATGTACATCACCTCGCGCTTGAAGTTGTCCAGCACCTTAATGCCGAAGGGCCGCATGGGGCCGCAGCAATTGCGAGTGCAGCAGTCAGTGTCTGCGTGGATCACAAAGCGCGCAATTTGACACAGAAGCCCCAGTCcgtgtttctgtctttttttttttttttgcttttttagcCAACGCCTGCTGTAAACTTGTGTAACCGACAGAAAACATCAAAGCCTATGTAAACCTATGAAGATTTGCGTGCTAGAGTCCCTATGTGGCTGTTCATAAAAGAACGAAAGTAATGGTCATACCGACGCACACCGCTCGAAGTTCGAGAGTTTCCGCGTGCATGTCCTTTGCTTTGCGTGCTGTTTTCGGGCGGCACATTAATGAATGAGTGCGAACTCGCGATGCCAAAGTATAAATTGCACAACTGTTTGTACAGAGACGGACTATGGATCTGCTACAGGCCAGTAGCCAGGGGGGTATCTTAGGGGTCTGCCCACCCCCCATCGCACCCGGAATtttgtgttttaccgaaaatgactaatgaaaataggtgttttccttAAAtggtcaaggccttcagcaagtgcgcccccccccccaccgccccaacttccgaaaaacattcctggctacgggcctgatctgCTATTTTGTGGCTGTGGTTAGTCTAACGCACATATGCAATCGCTGTCCACTACATAAGCTTTGCAACCGGGCGACCGGAATTCGAGGTCGATATTAGGATTCAGACCCATATCTACTCGCCTTCGCACATATGGCAAACGAAGTCGCGACTGTATTCTTTATTACATGCGTCACGCAGTCACTTTGAATCGCGATCGGACCAGGTCCGTATGAAGACGATCGCGATCCGTGCATTGCGACTGAGTTTAGCTAATCCGTAAGTGGTGCAGATATCGAGTGTTGTAATATTTTAGTTCGACATATCACCTTAATCACTTATTTTTTTATCTTGTGCTTTTATCTCCGTTCACACTCTCGCATAGTGTGTATTTTAAGGCTGTTGCAAATCTTGTTTTGTCTCGCATTTCCTTTTTATAGCcaggccatcatcatcatcagcctgtctacgcccactgcagggcaaaggcctctcccatgttccgccaatcaacccggtcctgtgctttctgctgccacgttatacctacaaacttcttaatctcatctacccacctaattttctgtctccccctcacgcgtttgccatctcttggaatccagtcagttacccttaatgaccaccggttatcctgtcgacgtgctacgtgcccggcccatatccatttcttcttcttgatttcaactatgatgtccttaacacccgtttgttccctgacccactctgctctcttcctgtctcttaaggttacacctatcattttcctttccatcgctcgctgcgtcgtcctcaatttaagttgaaccctctttgtaagtctccaggtttcggCTCCGTAGGttagtaccggtaagatgcagctgttatataccttcctcttgagggatagtggtagattaccattcatgatttgataatgtttgccgaatgagccccatcccatccttattgttctagttatttcactctcatggttcggctccgcggttactacctgtcctaagtagacgtactcctttacaacttccagtgtctcgctacctatcgaaaagcgctgttctctgccaagattgttccacattactttagttttatgcatattaattttcagacctactcttctgctttccgtatccagttcagtaatcatgagctgtaattcgtctcccaggCCGTAGCCAGGCCAGTGGGGCACTATTCTATACGGGACCCACCCATCTTTGTCCTAGTACCCTAAAGTAAAATAAAGTTTGTATTACTGCATTGTGTATTTGTGTTTGACGTGTTTCTTAATTAAGAGCCCACTTTTGTGTTTTAAAAAGACGATATCTGTGCCTCGCCTTGAGTATATCAGCTTTCTTCGAAATTGTCACACGGATCGACCGCCGAACCAAACAATTCTGAAAATTTGAAACGTACCATTCGATAATCTGCGCCTAGAGGAAAAGCCTGCAATTCTGTCAAGATGCCGTTGTTGAAAGGCGGGCCTTAGCGAAGTGTGTGGCAGTTAACGCTCAGCTTACTACTGGGGTGTTGCACACGAAGCCCGTGTACAACGAATGAGACGTACTTGGCTTCCACCCGCCTCTCCTTTCCTCATAGAGGGCTCGAGGCGACCTTTCATGTATGTTCTGATCTGGTCTAATCTGGTGACTGCACGTGGCGGAATTCAGCGTCGGCACGAAGAGTCACCGACTTGGAGGCGACGAGGCCCACTGCAGAAAATAGCTGGGAAGGCCGCAGACGAGCGGAAGACGATGGTGTCGCAAGGCACTTGGCGGGTACGCCTCGCCTTGGCATTCCTCTCAGTGCGTCGACATTTCATGCAGGCGTGCAGCGGACGTCAAAAGCGCTCCTTCCTCGAACGTGGCATGGCGGCACGGCGGCGCGTTTTGGAAACGCGCGAGCGTATAGCCGGGATGAACGGGTATACCATAAAATGGAGCGAAAACACGTGCTATTTTTTCACCTACGCTTTAGTATGCCGTATTTCGGGCATATAGTTCGTAGTGTGTGTACCTTTTTAGGTAAGAGACGATATTCTACGCTTGCGTTTACCACACAAATGACAGCATACTGAAAATAAAGTAACTAAAGTAGTAAACCACCTTGTACAGAGAGAGGAGAAAgggaaggcagagaggttaactagACGCACTTCCGGTTATCTACCCAGCGTTGGggtaagggggtgggaaagagaaagaaaaggaggtaGGGGACTCTATAGTTGCGCTCTTTATCGAGACTTTCTCTGCATCCACCTTCATaagccaagggcgtagccagaattgtTTTTCGGGAggtgagaggggggaggggggagaggttttgaaacccccctcccccccccccctcccggctacgCCAATGACATAAGAGGTCGCAGAGAGCCGTAGACCACGTTCCTTTCAGCGCAGGCGACACTCGTGGCCCAAGGAACTTCGCTGCTGAAAGTGCACGGCCTTGAGTCTGGCCGGTTTGATGCTTTCCTGACGGGCCGGCGCTGGACATGGTCCCACAGGCGTCGCGCTCATTTGTATGCCCGTGCCGCCCATTTTCAGTGCGAGACGAGTAAGCTATTTGTAGATACCAACCCGATCCAAATGCGGCAAGACAATGATTTAGTTTGCGCAAGTGACACGAGAAATTAGACTTCCGATAAGTGTGTTTGATATTCAACGTACAACAATTCGGCACAAAGCCGCTGGTTGTTTCTGCTAGTCGAAGATGCCTACCTTCGACGGCGAAGAAAACGTCTTGGCCCATGCTGTTTTTGATGGCGTACTTGTTCGCCGTCTCAAAGCCGGTGAAGACTGAGAAGAGAAAATTAAGAAACAAAGAATGAGATGTCGCTCATTACGGGAAGGCAGATAACGCAATTAGTGCCTCTTTAATTGTCATTAATATTTAAATGTACCATAAAGTgtgacacttctttttttttttttgacctcgTGTCAGGTCGATTTCTATATATAAACACCGCAATAGTAATTTTCATAACAGAGAAATGTCACGCCCTCTGAACGTCATTCGTAGCCACCtagccgtatttttttttcttgtttgctgcGCCGATTCTGTCGGCTGCGGTGATAACTTGTACGTGCAACACGGAACGTGAGGTCTGGCAGGAAAGCCCTGTCACGGATGTGGGTATAGCGGAAAGGTGCACGGTTCCGCTAGCAACTTCCGGTGGCCGGCTCGACCAAGCTCTTTTGCCCCATATCCGATAAGTTCGCCGAGCTTTCGGATGTTTCCATTAAGCCATAAAGCATTCTGCTCACAGCCTGCTTTCGGTAAACTGCCAACAGTGCGCGCACAGTTATGCATAGATGATGGTGTtgctttttttcattcattgGTGTCGCCATATCGCCGTTTTGCAGAAATGATCTTTTTCATTCAGTTGTGAAAATCGGacgtcaaatgaaaaaaaaaagtcatgaagCGTTGAATGCCCCTGTATAACAAAGTCAAATTAGCGTTATAATGAAGACGGACACACAAATACGTAAGGACAGTCTCTCGCCGCCATCAACGGTTTATTGCGAGAACGCCCCACTGAAATATACACACTTTgtcgcgcatgcgccgtgacacATCATTAACAAGATAAAATCCCACAGGTCGAAGAGCTCCCTGCATGAAATCATATTCCGAAGAATGCGTTTCTATCGAAGCCGCGCTCACACAGATGATCGAAGCC
Above is a window of Rhipicephalus sanguineus isolate Rsan-2018 chromosome 3, BIME_Rsan_1.4, whole genome shotgun sequence DNA encoding:
- the LOC119387113 gene encoding LOW QUALITY PROTEIN: phospholipid scramblase 1-like (The sequence of the model RefSeq protein was modified relative to this genomic sequence to represent the inferred CDS: deleted 1 base in 1 codon); this encodes MMNPSHIPPGLEYLGMIDQIIIKQKVQLLEVFTGFETANKYAIKNSMGQDVFFAVEDTDCCTRNCCGPMRPFGIKVLDNFKREVMYIERPLRCDSCWFPCCLQTLEVMAPPGTTLGYVVQEWSILYPRFRIENAMHETVLRIEGPACRWSCCGSDVVFHVLSKDGQTQVGRISKQWSGLLKEAFTDAENFGISFPMDMDTSIKGVLIGAAFLIDFMFFEKTGNQEQDCFGMF